From a single Calothrix sp. NIES-2098 genomic region:
- a CDS encoding GCN5-related N-acetyltransferase codes for MTSLLPRNLSVIIRPVQYRDLDGIERLNQESFAAQTPKGADFATRQMQWLRRWYGFLKFLSWFPNPLQYLFCSYVAEQGRMLLGMIQVSPFNRTRSTWRVDRAILDSATDKQVTGSQLLRHCFESIVEARTWILEVNVNDLEALALYRQNGFQRLAEMTYWEIEPELLTELAQAEPDLPNLLPISNADAQLLYQLDTASMPPLVRQVFDRNTRDFKTSLFGALSDAVKQWVTKTEVVSGYVFEPQRKAAIGHFQVQLDRKGNSPHVATLTVHPAYTWLYPELLSQLARIVQDFPQQGLQLASSDYQPEREEYLERIGAKRIEHTLIMSRSVWHKLRESKFVSLEGIQWPEVLQGLQPARKPIPGGMSWTQQVQKRSQDRSIPTKSEPAAFGSKPSSLEASCQPESADAQPEK; via the coding sequence ATGACTTCATTACTTCCTCGAAATCTCAGCGTTATCATCCGACCTGTCCAATATCGGGATCTGGACGGTATTGAACGCCTAAATCAAGAGTCATTCGCGGCCCAAACTCCCAAAGGAGCAGATTTTGCCACACGCCAGATGCAATGGCTGCGACGCTGGTATGGCTTTTTAAAATTTTTGAGTTGGTTTCCTAACCCGTTACAATACCTGTTCTGTTCCTATGTAGCAGAGCAAGGGCGGATGCTTCTAGGAATGATTCAAGTCTCACCTTTTAACCGCACGCGCAGTACTTGGCGGGTCGATCGCGCGATCCTAGACAGTGCTACTGATAAACAAGTAACTGGTTCCCAACTTTTACGCCATTGCTTTGAGTCGATTGTCGAAGCACGTACTTGGATACTAGAAGTAAATGTCAACGATTTAGAGGCGCTAGCACTATATCGGCAAAATGGATTTCAGCGTCTGGCAGAGATGACCTACTGGGAAATCGAACCCGAATTGTTGACTGAATTAGCGCAAGCAGAGCCAGACTTGCCTAACCTCCTGCCTATAAGTAATGCTGATGCCCAGTTGTTATATCAACTAGATACCGCATCCATGCCGCCTTTGGTGCGTCAAGTGTTCGATCGCAACACCAGAGACTTCAAAACTAGTTTGTTTGGGGCCTTAAGCGATGCTGTCAAACAGTGGGTCACGAAAACAGAAGTAGTAAGTGGCTATGTGTTTGAACCCCAACGCAAAGCAGCTATTGGGCATTTTCAGGTACAACTAGATCGTAAAGGTAATAGCCCCCACGTAGCAACGCTGACAGTTCACCCCGCCTATACGTGGCTTTATCCAGAGTTGCTCTCGCAACTAGCGCGCATTGTCCAAGATTTTCCCCAGCAAGGTTTGCAACTAGCTTCCTCCGATTATCAGCCAGAGCGAGAAGAGTATTTAGAACGAATTGGAGCTAAACGCATAGAACATACTCTCATCATGTCTCGCTCAGTTTGGCACAAGCTACGGGAGTCTAAATTTGTCTCCTTAGAGGGAATTCAGTGGCCAGAAGTTTTGCAAGGGCTGCAACCGGCGCGTAAACCCATACCAGGGGGTATGTCATGGACACAACAAGTTCAAAAGCGATCGCAAGATAGATCGATACCCACGAAATCAGAACCTGCGGCTTTTGGCAGTAAACCTTCTAGTTTAGAAGCATCTTGTCAGCCTGAGTCAGCGGATGCGCAGCCAGAGAAATAG
- a CDS encoding Holliday junction resolvase YqgF translates to MISALGLDLGSKRIGVAGCDGTGLIATGITTIERTSFAQDVEQLRQIVHDRQVQVLVIGLPYSMDGSLGFQARHVQKLATRLSKALNLPMEYVDERLTSFQAEQLLKAENRSPSRHKSLIDRKAAALILQQWLDARRAKSQSSAIAIEY, encoded by the coding sequence TTGATTTCAGCATTAGGATTAGATTTAGGAAGCAAGCGTATTGGCGTAGCAGGTTGTGATGGTACGGGCTTAATAGCTACAGGTATCACTACGATTGAGCGCACATCCTTTGCGCAAGATGTCGAGCAACTCAGACAAATAGTTCATGATCGCCAAGTACAAGTGCTAGTCATTGGCTTACCTTATTCAATGGATGGCTCTTTAGGATTTCAAGCACGTCACGTGCAAAAGTTAGCTACCAGGCTTTCTAAAGCTTTAAATCTGCCAATGGAATACGTGGATGAGCGATTAACTTCCTTTCAAGCAGAGCAACTGTTAAAAGCGGAGAATCGCTCGCCATCACGCCACAAATCTTTGATCGATCGCAAAGCAGCTGCACTAATTTTGCAACAATGGCTAGATGCTCGACGAGCGAAATCTCAGAGTTCAGCAATAGCTATTGAGTATTGA
- a CDS encoding HAD family phosphatase, with product MTWNNLLQPDLILEGSILNLTPDIIRQYGLKGLVLDVDETLVPIRVGAASSELREWVEQIRSSTVLWLVSNNLSEMRIGGIARSLNLPYYLGAAKPSRRKIRAALRAMNLPVHQVGMVGDRLFTDVLAGNRLGMFTILVEPMIHPDVALRSHPIRNFEVWVSEALGASIAPKYTKIHKD from the coding sequence ATGACCTGGAATAACCTCTTGCAGCCAGACTTGATTTTAGAAGGTTCAATCTTAAACCTGACACCAGATATTATCCGGCAATATGGATTGAAGGGATTGGTGTTGGATGTAGATGAAACTCTAGTACCGATAAGAGTAGGGGCAGCTTCATCAGAATTACGAGAGTGGGTAGAACAAATCCGCAGCTCTACTGTTCTTTGGTTAGTGAGCAATAACCTGAGCGAAATGCGGATTGGTGGAATTGCTCGGTCTCTTAACCTACCTTATTACTTGGGTGCTGCCAAACCTTCACGACGCAAAATTAGAGCAGCACTGAGGGCGATGAACTTACCAGTTCATCAAGTGGGGATGGTAGGCGATCGCTTGTTTACTGATGTCTTAGCAGGTAATCGCTTGGGAATGTTTACCATCTTGGTTGAACCCATGATTCACCCAGATGTAGCTCTGCGCTCTCACCCTATCAGAAACTTTGAAGTTTGGGTATCAGAAGCCTTAGGAGCTTCGATCGCTCCCAAGTATACAAAAATTCACAAAGATTGA
- a CDS encoding glutamate 5-kinase, protein MPQTIVVKIGTSSLTQPETGQLALSTIATLAETLSDLKRQGHRVILVSSGAVGVGCARLGLTERPKAIALKQAVAAVGQGRLMRVYDDLFTTLQQPIAQVLLTRSDLVQRSRYLNIYNTFRELLGLGVIPVVNENDTVAVDELKFGDNDTLSALVASLVEADWLFLLTDVDRLYSADPRSVPDAQPIALVSSIKELAELQIQTGSQGSQWGTGGMVTKISAARIAIAAGVRTVITQGRFPRNIEKIIAGEPLGTHFEPQPEPTSARKRWIAYGLIPAGKLYLDAGAIAAISQAGKSLLAAGIKAVEGEFDTQEAVQLCDSNGNEIARGLVNYNSEELQKIRGYHSREIPQILGYAGAETVVHRDNLVLT, encoded by the coding sequence ATGCCTCAAACAATCGTCGTCAAAATCGGCACTTCTAGCCTGACTCAACCAGAAACCGGACAATTAGCACTTTCTACCATTGCTACGTTGGCAGAAACACTTTCTGATTTAAAACGCCAAGGTCATCGAGTGATTTTGGTGTCCTCTGGCGCTGTGGGAGTGGGTTGTGCGCGCTTGGGCTTAACCGAACGTCCCAAAGCGATCGCTCTCAAACAAGCAGTAGCAGCTGTCGGACAAGGGCGATTAATGCGGGTTTACGATGATTTATTTACCACTTTGCAACAGCCGATCGCCCAAGTTTTGTTAACTCGTAGCGACTTGGTACAGCGCAGCCGCTATCTCAACATCTACAACACCTTTCGGGAATTGCTGGGATTAGGAGTGATTCCGGTAGTTAATGAAAACGATACGGTAGCGGTGGATGAGCTAAAATTTGGCGATAATGACACGCTTTCTGCATTAGTTGCGAGTCTAGTAGAAGCAGATTGGCTATTTTTGCTCACTGATGTCGATCGATTGTACTCAGCCGATCCCCGTTCCGTTCCCGATGCGCAACCGATCGCACTAGTAAGTAGCATTAAAGAATTAGCCGAATTACAGATCCAAACAGGCTCCCAAGGTTCCCAATGGGGTACAGGCGGGATGGTGACGAAAATTTCGGCGGCGAGAATTGCGATCGCGGCTGGCGTGCGGACGGTAATTACTCAAGGGCGATTTCCCCGCAATATAGAGAAAATCATCGCTGGAGAACCTCTAGGTACGCACTTTGAACCGCAACCCGAACCCACCTCAGCCCGTAAACGCTGGATAGCTTACGGCCTCATACCTGCTGGAAAATTATATTTAGATGCAGGTGCGATCGCGGCCATTTCTCAAGCTGGAAAATCCTTGTTAGCGGCTGGTATTAAAGCAGTAGAAGGAGAATTTGACACTCAAGAAGCCGTGCAATTGTGTGACAGCAATGGTAACGAAATTGCTAGAGGATTAGTAAACTACAACAGCGAAGAACTGCAAAAAATTCGCGGCTATCATTCACGAGAAATTCCCCAAATTTTAGGCTATGCAGGTGCAGAAACTGTAGTTCACCGAGATAATTTAGTTTTGACTTAA
- a CDS encoding putative chemotaxis response regulator, whose amino-acid sequence MVLDFGIQENLDQDFVQEVSELLQQIHNGILELPYNYTSAKIRHMVRAAQTIKGTASQVNLTDIQTLAHRLEKIFRFMSLENTFIDSQLTTSLLQANDYLRLVLIAQIQAKPDDIASALAKAEPVFAHLEARLTHKPSAVTPQSSNLDVSQLIPTTEVTQALETLEMILAESEANQLVEQLIQQAEVFLGFGELLKLSEFVAIAQITITSLHTSPQAAQTIGQIALAGWRAAYESIVKKDIPQSVAAVTKNTCIPTTPRKLTTSQLFVWVTNRTIFTINSNSVEEILVAKADQIIYSQQKWFLHWQGKIIPTYQLSQLLSNENLAPEKTTNPALSAVQYQEHQPEPILILRQGSQIFALQPEIESLIAEPELIIQPLESEAKLPNYVYGCTTWKDSLLPVIDVAALLQQTIDQTQEVNVTAKLLDSPNTAIVSQQRTILVVDDSNSVRHIVSLALQKVGYKVLQAENGQAAIAQLQQNSHIQLVICDVEMPNMNGFEFLSYRLKEPQLAKIPVVMLSSCNTNKHRLLAMQLGATTYFTKPYVEQEFLAALKLIVEQKSSC is encoded by the coding sequence ATGGTTCTTGACTTTGGTATCCAAGAAAATCTTGACCAAGACTTTGTTCAAGAAGTCTCAGAACTTCTACAGCAAATTCACAACGGAATACTAGAACTTCCATATAACTATACTTCTGCCAAGATTCGTCACATGGTACGAGCTGCCCAAACTATTAAAGGTACAGCTAGCCAGGTTAATTTAACTGACATTCAAACTCTAGCTCATCGTTTGGAGAAGATTTTTCGGTTTATGTCGCTGGAAAATACTTTCATAGACTCTCAGCTAACAACTTCGCTCCTACAAGCTAACGATTATCTAAGATTAGTTTTGATAGCTCAAATTCAAGCCAAACCTGATGATATCGCTAGTGCCTTAGCGAAAGCAGAACCAGTTTTTGCGCATTTAGAAGCTAGACTCACCCATAAACCATCAGCAGTTACTCCTCAAAGCTCTAATTTAGATGTATCTCAGTTGATTCCTACCACAGAGGTGACACAAGCTTTAGAAACACTAGAAATGATTCTGGCTGAATCGGAAGCTAATCAGTTAGTAGAACAACTGATACAACAGGCAGAGGTATTTTTAGGTTTTGGGGAATTATTAAAACTCTCTGAGTTTGTAGCGATCGCTCAAATTACGATAACTTCCCTGCACACAAGTCCGCAAGCTGCTCAAACCATCGGGCAGATCGCTTTGGCAGGTTGGCGTGCAGCTTACGAAAGTATTGTCAAAAAAGATATTCCTCAGTCAGTTGCAGCTGTAACCAAAAATACTTGCATCCCTACAACACCGCGAAAGCTGACAACTTCTCAGCTATTTGTCTGGGTAACAAATCGTACTATTTTCACGATTAATTCCAACAGCGTTGAAGAAATTTTAGTTGCCAAAGCCGACCAAATTATTTATTCCCAACAAAAGTGGTTTTTACATTGGCAGGGAAAAATTATTCCCACCTATCAACTCTCCCAACTACTCAGCAATGAAAATCTAGCGCCGGAAAAAACTACTAACCCAGCTTTAAGTGCAGTTCAGTATCAAGAGCATCAGCCTGAGCCAATATTAATACTCAGACAAGGTTCGCAAATTTTCGCCTTACAGCCAGAAATTGAATCGCTGATTGCAGAACCAGAGTTAATCATCCAGCCTTTAGAATCAGAAGCCAAACTTCCCAATTATGTTTATGGTTGTACGACTTGGAAAGATAGTCTATTACCAGTGATTGATGTGGCGGCGCTGTTGCAGCAGACAATTGACCAAACTCAAGAGGTTAACGTCACGGCGAAATTGCTCGATTCCCCAAACACAGCAATCGTCAGCCAACAACGTACTATTCTAGTCGTAGATGATTCTAATAGCGTACGACATATTGTATCCTTGGCTTTGCAAAAAGTAGGTTACAAAGTTTTACAGGCAGAAAATGGACAAGCAGCGATCGCCCAGTTACAGCAGAATTCTCACATCCAACTGGTAATTTGTGATGTGGAAATGCCTAATATGAATGGCTTTGAGTTTCTCAGCTATCGTCTGAAAGAGCCGCAATTAGCAAAAATTCCCGTAGTGATGCTCAGTTCTTGCAACACTAATAAACATCGTCTGTTAGCAATGCAATTAGGAGCTACCACTTACTTTACAAAACCTTACGTTGAGCAAGAATTTTTGGCAGCCTTAAAGTTGATTGTGGAACAGAAAAGTTCTTGCTAA